CAAATTCAGACTGTACAACAACGCGCACCAGGACGCATACAATCCGATGCGCATCGCCGTGGCCCCCGCGCCGTGCAGTTGCCAGACGACGCGCTCCGACGCTTGCCAGTTACTGATGAGCGCCAACAGCGTGACACACGTGGCGGCGCAGAACAGGCAGCCGTAAAGCGCTTCCGGCAAGATTCGCTTCAAACGTGCTCGATTGGCCGGCCAGAGCAACATGCTATGCACGACCGCAAACTGCAGGCTTAGCGCCGCGTCGCGCCAGTAAGAATGCGACGAGTTGACGCCAACGCCGTCGTGGAGGAACCAGAACAATCGCCAGACGGCATAGCCGAAAAGGATTTGCGTAGCGACGCCGAAGCCAATGCCGAGTAAACGTGAGCGAACCTCGCCGCGACGTCCATGCGCGACCGATGACATGCTGTGCATCCCGGTTTATGCGTCTCTTGTCGCGATGAAGCATCCGTACTTCATCGCCCCCGTCTCATAGGCCGACAACAGCGCGTCGAAGCGATCCAAGAACAATGTGCTTTCGCCATGCAGACAACGGGCCAACCAGCGCACGCGCGTTTTGCGCACGCGATCGCGACAGATTTCCCAGGTGCGCGCGACCTTCGCCGTCCAATCCTCGACGCGTTCCACGCGCAATCCTGCGCGCTGCATCCATTCCATGTAGTCCGCGGAACTGCCTAGCGAAGGACATAGGAACCCGTCGCAGACGTCATAAACTTGTTGTCGCCGCGCGGAAGTATCCAGTTGGTCCCCGGCCAGCCAAGCGCAAATCGCCATGCGTCCGCCGGGCTTGAGCCATTGCGCGGCGCGCTGGAAGAACGCTGGCTTGTCAAACAAATGCTCGGTGCATTCCACGCTCCAAACGACGTCGAACTGAGCTTGCTCGAATTCCAGGGTTTCAGCATCGGCGCAGCGAAAGCTTGTGTTCCGTCTAACTCCCTGGGCGGCCGCTGAGGTGGCCGACCAGATGCGCTGGACGCGGCTGAGCGTCACGCCTGTTGCCTGGCAGCGGCGCGTTTTTGCAAGGTGGATCGACGAACCGCCCATGCCGCAGCCGATGTCGAGGAGGCTGTCGCCTGACTTGATCCGCGCCAGCGTGGCGAGTCGTTCGGTGAGCGCCAACTGTGCTACGCGCGGCGACTCGTCAGAGGTCCAATACCCATGATGAATGTGCGGGCCCCACAGCAAGCGGTAGAACAGCGTTGCCAGATTGTAGTGCGTGCGAATGGAACTCTTGCGTACACTCGGACAAGCAATCATCCTTCGTCGACTCCCTTCACGATGCGATCGTCGTTAGCGGCTGCGATGGTTCGACTTGGTTGTTTTGACTTCCACGACACGGCGTTCCTTGGCAATCCAGAAATCGCCCCAGACTTTCAGTTCGTCCGTCACGCCGACGGCGCCGAATGCTTTTGTGAAGGGCGTCATCTCAAAGTCCGACTGACGCATGGAAAACCCGCCGCGCAGGTGAATCCAGCCCTGCTTTTCTTCCCAGTCGGCGACTACGCGGATCGGTCGCGTGACTCCGTGCAGCGTGAACTCGCCGCCCAACTCGTATTGCGGCAACTTCCGCGCGCTAGGCTCCTTCAACTGACTAACGGATGTCAATGTAAACACAGCGGTCGGATGTGTAGTCACATCGAGCACTGCCTGACCATGCATGTTGTCGTTGACTTGTCGCCGCGTATCCGCATCGGTGACGCCTTTCAGCCCGATGTACCGTCGGGCCGTGTCGGTGTCTGCGTCGAAGCTGGCCAGTTCAAACACTAATTCGCCGCTGGGCGCCGAAGCGTCAAGTTGGAGATGGCCGCTGGCGAGTTTACCCGCGATGGCATGCTCGTGGCCGAAGCCTGTCTTGCCGACGAAGACGAACACTTCACTGGCGTCCAGTTGAAGATCGCCTGGCTCGAAGGTCTTGCGCTCGGCGCTGCGTTGCGACTTGCTGACTTGTCCATACGCGCCGCGGGGATTCACCCAGGGTCCCATTGCGGCCGCGAGGAGCACCAACAAGGCAGTTCGCCAATTCATACTTCCGCTCCCGATTCCCGTGGCTTGTCGTTCCGCCGTGAACTGACATGGACCAGAGTAGCAACGATGTTTATAGTAGCAAAGAGCAGTTTCGTTGGGCCGCGGAAATCGACCGCGTTGACGGCCTTGACGTTTCGTATCGTCCGCCGCGACACTTGGTCGTGCGCAGCCGAATTGGGAGACTGCAGCGAAAACGAATCGACACAAGGATCGGCAATATGGAGCGCCCGAGGCTGAGTCGCGGAGAATTGGAAATCATGGACGCGCTCTGGCGCTTGGGCGAAGGAACCGTTCAGGACGTTTGCGACTCCCTTGAGC
Above is a genomic segment from Planctomycetia bacterium containing:
- a CDS encoding class I SAM-dependent methyltransferase; amino-acid sequence: MIACPSVRKSSIRTHYNLATLFYRLLWGPHIHHGYWTSDESPRVAQLALTERLATLARIKSGDSLLDIGCGMGGSSIHLAKTRRCQATGVTLSRVQRIWSATSAAAQGVRRNTSFRCADAETLEFEQAQFDVVWSVECTEHLFDKPAFFQRAAQWLKPGGRMAICAWLAGDQLDTSARRQQVYDVCDGFLCPSLGSSADYMEWMQRAGLRVERVEDWTAKVARTWEICRDRVRKTRVRWLARCLHGESTLFLDRFDALLSAYETGAMKYGCFIATRDA
- a CDS encoding YceI family protein, which produces MNWRTALLVLLAAAMGPWVNPRGAYGQVSKSQRSAERKTFEPGDLQLDASEVFVFVGKTGFGHEHAIAGKLASGHLQLDASAPSGELVFELASFDADTDTARRYIGLKGVTDADTRRQVNDNMHGQAVLDVTTHPTAVFTLTSVSQLKEPSARKLPQYELGGEFTLHGVTRPIRVVADWEEKQGWIHLRGGFSMRQSDFEMTPFTKAFGAVGVTDELKVWGDFWIAKERRVVEVKTTKSNHRSR